In one Nicotiana tomentosiformis chromosome 6, ASM39032v3, whole genome shotgun sequence genomic region, the following are encoded:
- the LOC104110660 gene encoding trafficking protein particle complex II-specific subunit 120 homolog isoform X3: MMQDIAASLLMEFEKSVLQAESGGTILKTPLDSQASLSSEEVIKAKKRRLGRAQKTIGDYCLLAGSPVDANAHYSTSLELARLTGDFFWYAGAMEGSVCALLIDQMGQRDQVLDDEVKYRYNSVILHYRKSFIQDNAQRVSPLSFELEATLKLARYLCRYSWKELAKEVVDLLTAAADGAKSLIDASDRLILYIEIARLFGTLGYHRKAAFFSRQVAQLYLQQENRLAAISSMQVLAMTTKAYRVQSRASTDHALYQENGQNHSDGGKAHHNWIVSLFESQWSSIQMVVLREILLSAVRGGDPLTAWSAAARLLRSYYPLITPAGQNGLASALSNASERLPSGTRCADPALPFIRLHSFPLHSSQQDIVKRNHGRDDWWAGAAPSGPFIYTPFSKGEANQSSKQELIWVVGEAVQVLVELANPCGFDLKVDSIYLSVHSGNFDAFPISVSLPPNSSKVIAVAGIPTEVGSLKIPGCIVHCFGVITEHYFKDVDNLLVGAAQGLLLSDPFRCCGSPKLKNVTVPNISVVPPLPLLISRVVGSDGAIILYEGEIREVQISLANAGTVPIEQAHISLSGKNQDSIQSIAYETLKSSLPLKAGAEVRIPVTLKAWQLGLSDLDAAPGKNISGSTGRQLKDGSSPVLLIHYAGPLAYSGDASTNGSVPPGRRLVVPLNICVLQGLSLVKARLLSMEIPAHVGENHSKILVETSSTGESPRTDRFMKIDPYRGSWGLRFLELELSNPTDVVFEIGVSVNIEDFNDEENPEYDYPKTRIDRDYTARVLIPLEHFKLPVLDGSFLVKESQMNGTTSRRSSFSEKSSKAELNASIKNLISRIKVRWQSGRNNSGELNIKDAIQAALQSSMMDVLLPDPLTFGFRCGKNTLQDFAELNLDEESDIQGTRKGSLRAHDMTPVEVLVRNNTKEMIKVSLSITCRDIAGENCVEGDKATVLWAGVLSGVTMEVPPLKEYRHSFSLYFLVPGEYTLLAAAVIDDANEMLRARARANSCDESIFCRGPPFHIRVDGTM; encoded by the exons ATAGATCAAATGGGCCAGAGGGATCAAGTTCTAGATGATGAGGTCAAATACCGTTACAATAGTGTCATTTTGCATTACAGAAAGTCATTTATTCAAGACAATGCTCAAAG AGTTTCTCCTCTAAGTTTCGAGCTCGAGGCTACTCTCAAATTAGCACGATACCTCTGCAGGTACTCTTG GAAGGAGCTGGCCAAAGAAGTGGTTGATTTATTGACAGCAGCCGCTGATGGAGCAAAATCTTTGATTGATGCTAGTGACAGATTGATATTATACATTGAAATAGCTCGTCTCTTTGGGACTCTTGGTTATCACCGAAAGGCTGCTTTTTTCTCAAGGCAGGTGGCTCAGCTATATTTGCAACAAGAGAATCGATTGGCTGCAATCAGTTCAATGCAAGTACTGGCAATGACCACAAAAGCTTATCGTGTTCAAAGTAGAGCCTCCACTGACCATGCTCTTTATCAG gAAAATGGACAAAATCATTCCGATGGTGGAAAAGCGCATCACAATTGGATAGTCTCACTATTTGAATCTCAATGGAGTAGCATTCAAATGGTTGTGCTGAGGGAAATACTTCTATCAGCTGTTCGTGGTGGAGATCCTCTTACTGCATGGAGTGCAGCAGCACGTCTTCTTAGGTCCTATTATCCTCTTATTACACCTGCTGGGCAAAATGGTCTTGCAAGTGCACTTTCAAATGCATCAGAGAGACTTCCTTCAGGAACTCGCTGTGCTGATCCGGCCTTACCTTTTATAAG GTTGCATTCTTTTCCACTTCATTCCTCCCAACAGGACATAGTAAAACGTAATCATGGGAGAGATGATTGGTGGGCAGGGGCTGCTCCTTCAGGACCTTTTATTTATACACCTTTCAGCAAAGGGGAGGCGAATCAAAGCAGTAAGCAGGAGCTTATATGGGTTGTAGGTGAAGCAGTACAAGTGTTAGTGGAGTTGGCAAATCCTTGTGGATTTGATTTGAAGGTGGATAGTATATATCTATCTGTGCATTCAGGGAATTTTGATGCTTTTCCCATCAGTGTTAGTCTGCCTCCTAATTCTTCCAAAGTAATAGCAGTAGCTGGAATTCCTACTGAAGTAGGTTCACTGAAAATTCCGGGATGTATTGTTCATTGTTTTGGTGTTATCACTGAACATTATTTTAAGGATGTGGATAATCTTCTCGTGGGAGCGGCTCAAGGACTTCTGCTGTCTGACCCTTTCCGCTGTTGTGGGTCACCAAAGTTGAAAAATGTTACGGTTCCAAATATTTCAGTGGTTCCGCCTTTGCCATTGCTAATATCACGTGTTGTGGGTAGTGATGGTGCTATAATTTTATATGAAGGCGAGATTCGGGAAGTGCAGATAAGCTTGGCGAATGCCGGGACGGTTCCAATTGAGCAAGCCCACATCTCATTATCTGGAAAAAATCAAGACTCAATCCAGTCAATTGCTTATGAAACCTTGAAGTCTTCCCTTCCTTTGAAGGCCGGTGCTGAAGTGAGAATACCTGTCACCTTAAAGGCTTGGCAGCTTGGACTTTCGGATCTGGATGCTGCGCCTGGCAAGAACATATCTGGAAGCACTGGGAGGCAACTCAAGGATGGAAGCAGCCCTGTGCTGCTGATCCACTATGCAG GCCCACTTGCTTATTCTGGAGATGCATCAACAAATGGATCTGTTCCTCCTGGTAGGCGCTTAGTCGTTCCCCTGAACATATGTGTTTTGCAGGGTTTGTCTCTTGTGAAGGCTCGTTTGTTATCTATGGAGATCCCTGCTCATGTGGGGGAGAATCATTCAAAAATTCTAGTGGAAACCAGTTCCACCGGGGAATCCCCTCGTACTGATAGATTCATGAAAATTGATCCTTACAGAGGAAGTTGGGGCCTGCGCTTCCTCGAGCTGGAGTTATCCAATCCAACTGATGTTGTCTTTGAGATTGGGGTGTCCGTTAATATCGAGGATTTTAATGATGAGGAGAATCCTGAATATGATTATCCTAAAACTAGGATTGACAGAGATTATACTGCCAGGGTGTTAATACCATTAGAACATTTTAAGTTACCTGTTCTTGATGGTTCTTTCCTGGTTAAGGAGTCCCAAATGAATGGGACCACTAGTAGAAGATCGAGCTTCTCGGAGAAAAGTAGCAAAGCTGAACTTAATGCTTCCATCAAGAATTTAATCTCTAGAATCAAAGTCAGGTGGCAATCCGGCCGAAACAATTCAGGAGAACTAAACATAAAAGATGCAATACAGGCTGCCCTACAATCATCCATGATGGATGTACTACTACCAGATCCATTGACCTTTGGGTTTAGGTGTGGCAAAAATACTTTACAAGATTTTGCTGAACTTAATTTGGATGAAGAATCTGATATTCAGGGTACACGTAAAGGTTCATTAAGAGCTCATGACATGACACCGGTAGAAGTGCTGGTACGCAATAATACCAAGGAAATGATTAAAGTCAGTCTGAGCATCACATGCAGAGATATAGCTGGGGAGAACTGCGTCGAAGGTGATAAAGCGACGGTGTTATGGGCAG GTGTTCTCAGCGGTGTCACCATGGAGGTACCTCCACTGAAGGAATATAGACATTCGTTCTCCTTGTATTTCCTGGTTCCTGGTGAGTACACACTATTAGCTGCTGCTGTGATCGATGATGCTAATGAAATGCTGCGAGCCAGAGCAAGAGCTAATTCATGCGACGAATCCATATTTTGTCGTGGGCCACCATTCCATATCCGAGTGGACGGGACTATGTGA
- the LOC104110659 gene encoding flotillin-like protein 4, whose amino-acid sequence MYRVASASEYLVITGLGIPDINIAKKAWVLPGQSSRKFDVSPVNYTFEVQAMSAEKLPFVLPAVFTIGPRIDDEGSLLKYAKLISPHDKLSNHVKDLVQGIIEGETRVLAASMTMEEIFKGTKEFKQEVFGKVQLELNQFGLLIYNANVKQLVDVPGHEYFSYLGQKTQMEAANQAKIDVAEARMKGEIGAKLRSGQTLQNAAKIDAETRIISTQREGEGKKEEMKVKTDVKVYENHREAEVAEANAELAKKKAGWAKDAQVAEVEAEKAVALRDAELQREVERMNALAMTEKLKAEFLSKASVEYETKVQEANWELYKKQKEAEAYLYEKEKEAAAQKAIAEADFYSRKQIIDGDLYAKMKEAEGLKALAEAQGTYLHSLLEALGGNYAALRDYLMISGGMFQELAKINAEAIHGLQPKISIWTTGGSEAAAEGGGSALKEVAGIYKTLPPLFKTVQEQTGMLPPSWMGTMTNDTSH is encoded by the exons ATGTATAGAGTTGCAAGTGCATCAGAGTACTTGGTGATCACAGGGCTAGGGATCCCTGATATAAATATAGCCAAGAAAGCTTGGGTACTTCCTGGACAATCTAGTAGAAAGTTTGATGTTTCCCCTGTGAATTACACTTTTGAAGTCCAAGCCATGAGTGCTGAAAAACTCCCTTTTGTTCTTCCAGCAGTTTTCACAATCGGTCCTAGAATTGATGATGAAGGCAGCCTCTTGAAGTACGCAAAACTCATCTCTCCACATGACAAACTCTCAAACCATGTCAAAGATCTTGTTCAAG GTATCATTGAAGGAGAAACTCGAGTTCTTGCTGCATCAATGACAATGGAGGAAATATTCAAAGGAACCAAAGAGTTCAAACAAGAAGTATTCGGGAAAGTCCAACTTGAACTAAACCAATTTGGGCTATTAATCTACAATGCAAATGTCAAACAGCTAGTTGATGTTCCAGGACACGAGTACTTCTCCTACTTGGGTCAAAAGACACAAATGGAAGCCGCAAATCAAGCGAAAATAGACGTTGCAGAAGCCAGAATGAAAGGAGAGATTGGAGCAAAGCTAAGATCAGGACAAACACTACAGAATGCCGCAAAAATTGATGCAGAAACAAGGATTATATCGACACAAAGGGAAGGAGAAGGGAAGAAAGAGGAGATGAAGGTGAAGACTGATGTGAAGGTTTATGAAAACCATAGAGAAGCAGAAGTTGCTGAAGCAAATGCAGAATTGGCAAAGAAGAAAGCAGGGTGGGCTAAGGATGCACAAGTAGCAGAGGTGGAGGCAGAGAAAGCTGTGGCTTTGAGGGATGCCGAGTTGCAGAGGGAAGTGGAGAGGATGAATGCTTTGGCCATGACAGAGAAGCTTAAGGCTGAATTCTTAAGCAAAGCTAGTGTTGAGTATGAAACTAAG GTGCAAGAGGCAAATTGGGAGCTCTACAAGAAACAAAAAGAAGCAGAAGCATATCTCTACGAAAAGGAGAAAGAAGCAGCAGCGCAGAAAGCAATTGCAGAAGCTGATTTCTACAGTCGTAAACAGATAATTGATGGAGATTTATATGCAAAAATGAAAGAAGCAGAAGGACTTAAAGCTCTAGCAGAAGCTCAAGGCACCTATTTGCACTCTCTCTTAGAAGCTTTGGGTGGAAACTATGCTGCTCTAAGGGATTACTTAATGATAAGTGGTGGAATGTTTCAAGAACTTGCCAAGATTAATGCTGAGGCTATCCATGGCCTACAACCCAAAATCAGCATTTGGACAACTGGAGGATCTGAGGCAGCAGCAGAAGGTGGTGGAAGTGCCTTAAAAGAAGTTGCTGGCATCTACAAAACATTGCCACCATTGTTCAAGACTGTTCAAGAACAGACTGGAATGTTGCCACCTTCATGGATGGGCACCATGACTAATGACACTAGTCATTGA